In Candidatus Pelagibacter sp. RS39, the following proteins share a genomic window:
- a CDS encoding winged helix-turn-helix domain-containing protein, translating to MNSRILIIYEYQILYQILNEISEGLNFEITQFNSKDLKDLKYDPKNNYLIISKKKIEGIKNSLILENIPIKFEKLIEMININFLKNKFSDQSYINIGEYNLDLNSRKISHGNKSLNLTERETNLIIFIKDKKNVTIKELQKMVWDYSPDLETHTVETHIYRLRKKMKETFGNENFILNTSNGYSID from the coding sequence ATGAACTCTCGAATTTTAATAATATATGAATATCAAATTTTATACCAAATATTAAATGAAATCAGCGAAGGCTTAAATTTTGAGATTACTCAATTTAACAGTAAGGATTTAAAAGATCTAAAGTATGATCCCAAAAATAACTATTTGATTATTTCAAAAAAAAAAATTGAAGGAATTAAGAATAGTTTAATCTTGGAAAATATACCAATTAAATTCGAAAAGCTTATTGAAATGATTAATATAAATTTTTTAAAAAATAAATTTTCAGATCAATCATATATAAATATTGGTGAATATAATCTAGATTTAAACTCTAGAAAAATTTCTCATGGAAATAAAAGTTTAAATTTAACAGAAAGAGAAACAAATTTAATAATCTTTATCAAAGACAAAAAAAATGTAACGATTAAAGAATTGCAAAAAATGGTCTGGGATTATTCACCAGATCTAGAAACACATACTGTTGAAACACATATTTACAGATTAAGGAAAAAAATGAAAGAAACTTTTGGAAATGAAAATTTTATCTTAAATACTAGTAATGGTTATTCGATAGATTAG
- a CDS encoding sulfotransferase domain-containing protein: MIIWIASYPKSGNTWVRSFITAYYFCENGIFDINKLNLIEDYPNKQFFKEKVKQGEIHKHWETSQKDIRDQKKVKFLKTHNSLITAFGNDFTKPEYTLGVIYVIRDPRNVITSVKNHNDFGSYDQALKFMQDENKVLEDYPHLKNYAKTNIVNSWRINYRSWLSNKSFRRVTIRYEDMVKNPTQTFEKLVVFVNTLMRFDNKIDQKKLNNAVDTTNFKSLQNIENAGKFGENVYSLKDNRKIKFFYQGPENDWKKNLDENMIKKMNEYYRDDLKFFQYEN, from the coding sequence ATGATTATCTGGATTGCCTCATATCCAAAAAGTGGAAATACTTGGGTTAGATCTTTTATAACGGCTTATTATTTTTGCGAAAACGGAATTTTTGATATTAATAAACTAAATTTAATAGAAGATTATCCAAATAAACAATTTTTTAAAGAAAAGGTCAAACAAGGTGAAATTCATAAACACTGGGAAACTTCACAAAAAGATATTCGTGACCAAAAAAAAGTGAAGTTTTTAAAAACGCACAATTCTTTAATTACTGCTTTTGGAAACGACTTTACAAAGCCAGAATACACCTTGGGAGTTATTTATGTCATTAGAGATCCAAGAAATGTAATCACTTCAGTAAAAAATCATAATGATTTTGGCTCATATGACCAAGCACTCAAGTTTATGCAAGATGAAAATAAAGTATTAGAAGACTATCCACATCTAAAAAACTATGCAAAAACAAATATTGTCAACTCTTGGAGAATTAACTACCGATCTTGGCTAAGTAATAAGTCTTTTAGAAGAGTTACAATTAGATACGAGGATATGGTTAAAAATCCAACTCAAACTTTTGAAAAACTAGTTGTTTTTGTTAATACCTTAATGAGATTTGATAATAAAATTGATCAAAAAAAACTTAATAATGCTGTTGATACGACTAACTTTAAAAGTTTACAAAACATAGAAAATGCGGGTAAGTTTGGTGAAAACGTATATTCTTTAAAAGACAATAGAAAAATTAAATTCTTTTATCAAGGGCCAGAAAATGACTGGAAGAAAAATCTTGATGAAAACATGATAAAAAAAATGAATGAATATTACCGAGATGATTTAAAATTCTTTCAATATGAAAACTAA
- the dapB gene encoding 4-hydroxy-tetrahydrodipicolinate reductase: protein MKTKKINLTITGCLGRMGQQLIKSASKDKRFKINSLTENKLQRKKIIGILPKLNSSEAFKKSDVIIDFTIPKCTLEVLNIAAKQKKRVIIGTTGFSLKEENIIKKISKKIPILKAGNMSLGINLLMYLTEIASKSLGNNFLSKVFEAHHKFKKDHPSGTALMLGQGIAIGKNKNFYGIMGKKYLNKKKFPYGKRINFNSVRKGKIIGEHEVLFSSGKEIIRLNHEAFDRALYSEGALTAASWLIRKKPGLYSMRDLMNFK from the coding sequence ATGAAAACTAAAAAAATAAATTTAACAATTACAGGATGTCTGGGTAGAATGGGACAGCAATTAATCAAATCTGCAAGTAAAGATAAAAGATTTAAAATTAACAGTCTCACAGAAAATAAGTTACAAAGAAAAAAAATCATTGGTATTTTACCAAAATTAAATAGTTCTGAAGCCTTTAAGAAAAGTGACGTTATAATAGATTTCACAATTCCAAAATGTACACTTGAAGTTCTTAATATTGCTGCCAAACAAAAAAAAAGAGTGATAATTGGGACTACAGGTTTTTCTTTAAAAGAGGAAAATATAATAAAAAAAATTTCAAAAAAAATTCCAATTCTCAAAGCTGGAAATATGAGTCTTGGCATTAATCTTTTGATGTATTTAACTGAGATTGCATCAAAATCTCTAGGTAATAATTTTCTAAGTAAAGTTTTTGAAGCTCATCATAAATTTAAAAAAGATCATCCTTCTGGTACAGCATTAATGTTAGGTCAGGGCATCGCAATAGGAAAAAACAAAAATTTCTATGGAATTATGGGTAAAAAATATCTTAATAAAAAGAAATTTCCTTATGGAAAAAGAATAAATTTTAATTCAGTTAGAAAAGGTAAAATTATTGGTGAACATGAGGTTTTATTTTCCAGTGGAAAAGAGATAATAAGACTTAATCATGAAGCATTTGATAGAGCACTTTACTCTGAAGGTGCGCTAACAGCTGCTAGTTGGTTAATAAGAAAAAAACCTGGTTTATATTCAATGAGAGACTTAATGAATTTCAAATAA
- a CDS encoding L,D-transpeptidase family protein: MIIIVKNKDTLLIDDFKFKCCIGKKGFSNKKVEGDLTTPKGIFNLGNIYYRSDRVQKPFSKLKSISIKKNMGWCDDPNSKFYNKLIKIKKNLKISHEKLYRKDHKYDFFILIKYNYKNPIKLKGSAIFLHLTKNYLPTKGCIALCKKDFLILAKLINKKIRIKIN; encoded by the coding sequence ATGATAATTATTGTCAAAAATAAAGACACACTTTTAATTGATGATTTTAAATTTAAGTGTTGTATTGGAAAAAAGGGATTTTCTAATAAAAAGGTTGAGGGTGATTTAACAACTCCAAAAGGGATATTCAATTTAGGAAATATTTATTACAGGTCAGATAGAGTACAAAAACCTTTTTCAAAACTAAAATCAATATCTATTAAAAAAAATATGGGATGGTGCGATGACCCTAACAGCAAATTTTATAATAAATTAATAAAGATAAAAAAAAATCTTAAAATAAGTCACGAGAAATTATACCGTAAAGATCATAAGTATGATTTTTTTATTTTAATAAAATATAATTATAAAAATCCAATAAAACTAAAAGGAAGTGCTATTTTTTTACATTTAACAAAAAATTACTTACCAACAAAGGGATGTATTGCATTGTGTAAAAAAGATTTTTTAATTCTAGCCAAGTTGATAAATAAAAAGATAAGAATTAAAATTAATTAG
- a CDS encoding adenosine kinase, with amino-acid sequence MKILGIGNAIVDVLCKVSDEFLLEHSLTKSTMKLIDEGEFKKLLTSLKIEETISGGSVANSIVGLSQLGNQVGFIGKVSDDELGQKYENGLKKEKVKYLYKKKQEEIPTGSCLILITPDSERTMCTFLGTAGKINDNDIKEEDVKNSEMVFLEGYLWDEGDPKKAFDKAIVHSKKAAMSLSDLFCVERHKPHFLELVKNKLDIIFANEQEILSLIDAKTFEEAVSFSKEIKKNMIITRGEKGAVSINKDQVVEVNAQFNLNIKDLTGAGDLFAAGYLHGVINQLNVKECLIKGTELSSKIIQKIGARI; translated from the coding sequence ATGAAAATATTAGGAATTGGAAATGCTATTGTTGATGTGCTCTGTAAAGTATCAGATGAATTTTTATTAGAACATTCATTAACAAAGAGCACTATGAAGTTAATAGATGAAGGAGAATTTAAAAAATTACTTACATCACTAAAAATTGAGGAAACTATTTCAGGCGGATCTGTTGCTAATTCAATAGTTGGCTTATCTCAATTAGGAAATCAAGTGGGATTTATTGGAAAAGTTAGCGACGACGAACTTGGTCAAAAATATGAAAATGGTTTAAAAAAAGAAAAAGTAAAATATTTATATAAAAAAAAACAAGAAGAAATACCTACTGGATCTTGTTTAATTTTAATAACACCTGACTCTGAAAGAACAATGTGCACATTTCTTGGTACCGCTGGTAAGATTAATGATAATGATATTAAAGAAGAAGATGTAAAAAATTCAGAGATGGTTTTTTTGGAAGGTTATTTATGGGATGAAGGTGATCCAAAGAAAGCTTTTGATAAAGCTATCGTTCATTCAAAAAAAGCTGCTATGTCACTATCAGATCTTTTTTGTGTAGAAAGACATAAGCCACATTTTTTGGAATTAGTTAAAAATAAATTGGATATTATTTTTGCAAACGAACAAGAAATATTATCTTTAATTGACGCAAAAACATTTGAGGAAGCCGTATCATTCTCAAAAGAAATTAAAAAAAATATGATAATTACTAGGGGTGAAAAAGGTGCAGTTTCAATAAACAAGGATCAAGTTGTGGAGGTAAATGCCCAATTTAATTTAAATATAAAAGATTTAACTGGAGCTGGGGATTTATTTGCTGCAGGATATCTTCATGGTGTAATTAACCAATTAAATGTTAAAGAGTGTTTGATCAAAGGAACGGAATTATCCTCAAAGATTATTCAAAAAATAGGTGCGAGAATTTAA
- the nth gene encoding endonuclease III, translating into MNEIQRAKIILKILNKTYPSIKVPLKSRNVFTLLISVLLSAQCTDVNVNNVTKNIYPKYHKPEHFVKLGRKKIETLIKKIGIFRIKAKSIYNLSKILVRDYKGKVPKTFEELEKLPGVGHKTASVVMSQGFGHPAFPIDTHIHRLAQRWGLTNGKNVVQTENDLKRLFPKKYWNKLHLQIIYYGREYCKARDCYGLSCKICTSCYPNRKKPFFAKKP; encoded by the coding sequence ATGAATGAAATTCAAAGAGCAAAAATAATACTTAAGATACTAAATAAAACATATCCAAGTATAAAAGTTCCACTCAAAAGTCGGAATGTATTCACTCTTTTAATATCTGTTCTTCTTTCTGCTCAATGTACAGATGTAAATGTAAATAATGTGACTAAAAATATTTATCCAAAATATCATAAACCAGAACACTTTGTTAAATTAGGAAGAAAAAAAATAGAAACTTTAATTAAAAAAATCGGTATTTTTAGGATTAAAGCAAAGAGTATTTACAATTTGTCAAAAATACTGGTCAGAGATTATAAGGGCAAGGTACCCAAAACTTTTGAGGAACTTGAAAAATTACCAGGCGTAGGACATAAAACTGCTAGCGTAGTGATGTCCCAAGGTTTTGGTCATCCTGCTTTTCCTATTGATACCCACATCCATAGATTAGCCCAGAGATGGGGGTTAACAAATGGAAAAAATGTTGTTCAAACAGAAAATGATTTAAAAAGATTGTTTCCTAAAAAATATTGGAACAAATTACATTTACAAATAATTTATTACGGTAGAGAATATTGTAAGGCAAGAGATTGTTATGGATTAAGTTGTAAAATTTGTACTTCTTGCTATCCTAATCGAAAAAAACCATTTTTTGCAAAAAAACCTTAA